In Sporosarcina psychrophila, a genomic segment contains:
- a CDS encoding ABC transporter substrate-binding protein: MKSGSKKMLVFIFSAVLLLAACGNSGEVKDKKTSSKKYKIGVSQIVEHPSLNAAYDGFKKALEDAGIDVEYDVQIAQGDNSVNTTIATNLVSADVDLIFANSTPSAQAAASATTEIPIIFTSVTDAVGAELVDSMESPGGNVTGTIDAHPDAITNTMKFLKEELDAKNVGMVFNSGEQNSRAQVDAVKEMLKDMDMTVVEASVATSADVKQATESLLGKVDSMYIITDNTVVSALESVISVANDNKIPMMVGEFDSVKRGGLAAYGFEYFDIGYEAGQMAVKILKGESKPADLPVQIPQKLKLIMNKDTASTLGLDIKDEWKAEFSE, translated from the coding sequence ATGAAGAGCGGTTCGAAAAAAATGTTGGTATTTATTTTTAGTGCTGTCTTACTACTTGCAGCATGTGGGAATAGCGGGGAAGTTAAGGATAAGAAAACATCTTCGAAGAAATATAAAATAGGTGTCAGTCAAATTGTTGAACATCCATCCCTCAATGCAGCTTATGACGGCTTTAAAAAGGCTTTAGAAGATGCAGGGATTGATGTGGAATATGATGTTCAAATTGCTCAAGGCGATAACAGTGTAAACACAACGATAGCGACAAATCTTGTCAGCGCAGATGTCGATCTAATATTTGCGAACTCAACTCCTAGTGCTCAGGCAGCAGCTAGTGCTACAACGGAAATTCCAATCATTTTCACATCGGTAACAGATGCGGTTGGGGCGGAACTCGTTGACTCAATGGAAAGCCCTGGAGGCAACGTTACAGGAACAATTGATGCGCATCCTGATGCAATTACCAATACAATGAAGTTCCTTAAAGAAGAATTGGATGCAAAAAATGTAGGAATGGTGTTTAACTCTGGAGAGCAAAACTCTCGTGCTCAAGTAGATGCAGTTAAAGAAATGCTGAAAGATATGGATATGACTGTTGTCGAAGCGTCTGTTGCTACATCCGCAGATGTGAAACAAGCGACTGAATCGTTGCTTGGCAAAGTAGATTCTATGTACATCATCACAGATAACACGGTTGTTTCGGCGCTTGAATCTGTAATTTCAGTCGCCAATGACAATAAAATTCCGATGATGGTTGGCGAATTCGACTCTGTAAAACGAGGCGGCTTAGCAGCATATGGATTTGAATACTTTGACATCGGTTATGAAGCAGGACAAATGGCTGTGAAAATCTTAAAAGGTGAAAGTAAACCAGCTGACTTACCAGTTCAAATTCCACAAAAGTTGAAATTGATTATGAATAAAGACACCGCATCTACTCTAGGACTCGACATTAAAGACGAATGGAAAGCTGAATTTAGTGAATAG
- a CDS encoding dihydrolipoyl dehydrogenase family protein, with product MVVGEISQERNLIIIGGGPGGYSAAIRGAQLGLSVTLIEQAELGGVCLNEGCIPSKIFTHAAGMRSDIAHFQELGIGNMEKIIDIKKLVSYKDKVIKQLRSGVESLCNENKIEIIRGKVTFLAVDKIGVENGHQFDIFEFEQVIIATGSSPTMPPTIQEKGERILLPHELFKLEEIPKHLIVRGQDTIALEAASSFAALGAQVSIVIDDQAGFPFDESINKELNRLFKKRKMKVYKEIEFISTHETEDGITLTFQTDKNVEETISGSYLFVSGTRRPNLEALGISRFGIVQTAEGFIKVDGNMQSSIPSIYAIGDVTEGPLSAVKAIKQGKAAVASIAGEQTEVNLTFMPVVAHTIPPIVSVGLTEQSARDFGLAIRVSQFALGGNGYATITGKKDGFIKVISDATTEIIQGIHMIGEGAVEMSGSFVQLLEMAAKEEDIKFPHYAHPGFNEGLLEAVEGLIGQAIHAAPIKRKDMLTI from the coding sequence ATGGTTGTTGGAGAAATCAGTCAGGAAAGAAATCTCATTATCATTGGAGGGGGACCGGGCGGCTACTCTGCTGCTATACGTGGTGCGCAGCTTGGTCTCTCAGTGACGTTAATTGAACAGGCAGAATTGGGCGGTGTTTGTCTGAATGAAGGATGCATTCCATCTAAAATATTTACACATGCAGCAGGTATGCGCTCAGATATAGCCCATTTTCAAGAACTTGGAATTGGGAATATGGAAAAAATAATTGATATCAAAAAGCTGGTTTCCTATAAAGACAAAGTTATCAAACAGCTCAGGTCTGGCGTAGAAAGTCTATGTAATGAAAACAAAATTGAAATAATCCGAGGCAAAGTTACTTTCCTCGCAGTAGACAAAATCGGTGTAGAAAATGGCCATCAATTTGATATCTTTGAATTTGAGCAAGTTATTATCGCAACAGGAAGTTCCCCAACTATGCCGCCAACAATTCAAGAAAAAGGGGAAAGGATTTTATTGCCTCATGAACTATTTAAACTGGAAGAGATACCTAAGCATCTTATTGTTAGAGGTCAAGATACCATTGCACTCGAAGCAGCTTCAAGTTTTGCAGCATTAGGAGCGCAAGTAAGTATTGTAATTGACGATCAAGCAGGTTTTCCATTTGACGAATCTATTAATAAGGAATTAAATCGTTTATTTAAAAAACGTAAAATGAAAGTCTATAAAGAAATTGAATTCATATCAACACATGAAACGGAAGACGGAATTACGCTAACATTTCAAACGGATAAAAACGTAGAAGAGACAATTAGCGGATCATATCTATTCGTTTCTGGAACTAGGAGACCCAATTTGGAGGCTCTCGGCATAAGCCGCTTCGGAATTGTACAAACAGCCGAGGGTTTCATAAAAGTAGATGGAAATATGCAATCATCGATACCTTCTATATATGCAATTGGTGATGTAACAGAAGGTCCCCTATCGGCTGTGAAAGCAATTAAACAAGGAAAAGCTGCCGTAGCATCAATTGCAGGAGAACAAACTGAAGTCAATCTGACATTTATGCCGGTTGTGGCACATACAATTCCACCAATCGTTTCTGTAGGGCTTACAGAACAAAGTGCGCGCGATTTTGGATTGGCTATTCGTGTCAGTCAATTTGCACTTGGTGGCAATGGCTATGCAACAATCACTGGTAAAAAGGATGGGTTTATTAAAGTTATTTCTGATGCAACAACTGAAATCATTCAAGGCATTCACATGATTGGTGAAGGGGCCGTTGAAATGTCAGGTTCGTTTGTGCAGTTGCTTGAAATGGCTGCGAAAGAAGAAGATATTAAATTCCCACACTATGCACATCCAGGGTTCAATGAAGGACTACTTGAAGCGGTAGAGGGGCTAATCGGACAAGCGATTCATGCTGCGCCGATAAAAAGAAAAGACATGTTGACGATCTAA
- a CDS encoding dihydrolipoamide acetyltransferase family protein, giving the protein MLEVKLHDVGEGMTEGEVLHYLVKVGDSVMTDQPLVEVQTDKMVAELTSPCSGIVKEIRIEAGEIVQVGTSLLYIEIDEAVRAVQKSYVETKSIAEEQAIPTIKLEEKSPHMPFNRILAAPYTRKIARDNNINIDDVHASDPSGRISEEDVLRFLKGQQTDMESKKESEQVEVDQEVPDEIPFRGIRRKIAEKMTKSLFTIPHVTHFDEVNMTNLFKMREQLKADGESVSVSAFLIKALVISLKDFPIFNAELDEENSRILLKKNYHIGIATNTDSGLIVPVLHDVDKQSIKEINANVRSLTAKAIAGKLQPFEMKNSTFTVSNVGPLGGMGATPIINYPETALIAFHKTKKQPIVNEHDEIVIGHIMTLSMAFDHRVADGATAIAFTNRFASLIEQPHKLMMEMI; this is encoded by the coding sequence ATGCTCGAAGTAAAGTTACATGATGTCGGGGAAGGAATGACCGAAGGGGAAGTGCTCCATTATTTAGTCAAAGTTGGGGATTCGGTTATGACAGATCAACCGCTTGTTGAGGTACAAACAGACAAAATGGTCGCTGAACTTACTTCACCCTGCTCAGGTATTGTGAAAGAAATACGTATTGAAGCAGGGGAAATCGTTCAGGTCGGAACAAGTCTACTTTATATTGAAATTGATGAAGCTGTTCGAGCTGTACAAAAATCATACGTAGAAACGAAGTCAATTGCTGAGGAGCAAGCAATCCCGACAATTAAACTAGAAGAGAAATCCCCTCATATGCCTTTTAATCGAATACTAGCTGCACCATACACACGCAAGATTGCACGGGATAACAATATAAATATTGATGATGTCCATGCTAGTGATCCCTCTGGAAGAATAAGCGAAGAAGATGTTTTACGATTCTTAAAAGGACAACAAACCGACATGGAATCAAAGAAGGAAAGTGAGCAGGTAGAGGTCGACCAAGAGGTTCCTGATGAAATTCCTTTTAGAGGAATTCGAAGAAAAATCGCAGAAAAGATGACGAAATCACTCTTTACAATTCCGCATGTTACTCATTTTGACGAGGTCAATATGACGAACTTATTTAAAATGAGAGAGCAATTGAAAGCTGATGGTGAATCAGTTAGTGTATCAGCATTTCTTATAAAGGCACTCGTTATTTCGTTGAAGGATTTCCCGATATTCAATGCTGAACTTGATGAAGAAAATAGCCGGATACTACTCAAGAAAAACTATCATATCGGTATCGCAACAAATACCGATAGCGGTCTAATTGTACCTGTTTTACATGATGTTGATAAACAATCCATCAAAGAGATTAATGCAAATGTCAGAAGTTTGACAGCAAAAGCAATCGCCGGCAAATTACAGCCGTTTGAAATGAAAAACAGCACATTTACGGTGAGTAACGTTGGGCCCCTGGGTGGTATGGGTGCCACACCAATTATCAACTACCCTGAAACAGCTCTAATTGCTTTCCACAAAACGAAAAAACAACCGATTGTCAATGAGCATGATGAAATTGTTATAGGTCATATCATGACACTGTCAATGGCGTTTGACCATCGTGTTGCTGATGGTGCGACAGCCATTGCATTCACGAATCGTTTTGCAAGCCTAATTGAACAGCCTCACAAGCTGATGATGGAGATGATTTAA
- a CDS encoding alpha-ketoacid dehydrogenase subunit beta has protein sequence MTQLKESDSKNETTKQMTLIQAINDGMRLMLDDDDRTIILGEDIGKNGGVFRATEGLQEQFGDDRVVDTPLSEAGIIGTSIGLAVNGFRPVAEIQFLGFIYPAYEQIMTHVSRIRMRSMSRFTVPIVIRAPYGAGIRAPEIHSDSTEILFTHMPGIKVVCPSNPYDAKGLLIAAMEDPDPVLVLEPMKNYRSKREEVPVGKYTVEIGKGKIVRKGSDVTLIAWGAMISIAEKAAELAGKKGISCEIIDLRTLYPIDRDIITQSVQKTTRAVIIHEAHNTGGLGNDIVSIINDTAFLYLRAPIERVTGFDVPVPFFTLEEHYLPTTARVVEGIEKVLHF, from the coding sequence ATGACACAACTGAAAGAGTCGGATTCAAAAAACGAAACGACAAAACAAATGACACTAATCCAAGCGATTAATGATGGCATGCGTTTGATGCTAGACGACGATGATCGAACCATCATACTCGGTGAAGATATCGGTAAAAACGGTGGAGTGTTCCGTGCGACAGAAGGACTTCAGGAGCAGTTTGGGGATGACCGGGTAGTCGATACTCCGCTTTCAGAGGCAGGAATTATTGGCACATCAATAGGTCTTGCAGTTAACGGTTTTCGACCGGTTGCAGAAATCCAATTCCTTGGTTTTATCTATCCTGCGTACGAACAGATTATGACACATGTTTCAAGGATTAGAATGCGGTCGATGTCTCGTTTTACTGTGCCTATAGTCATTCGAGCACCATACGGGGCAGGAATTCGTGCGCCCGAAATACATTCTGATAGTACAGAAATTTTATTCACACATATGCCTGGCATCAAGGTAGTCTGTCCGTCTAATCCATACGATGCTAAAGGGTTATTGATTGCGGCGATGGAAGATCCTGACCCTGTTCTAGTTTTGGAGCCTATGAAAAACTACCGTTCGAAGAGAGAAGAAGTACCTGTTGGAAAGTATACTGTGGAAATTGGTAAAGGGAAGATCGTGCGTAAAGGTTCGGATGTCACACTTATTGCTTGGGGAGCTATGATTTCAATCGCAGAAAAAGCCGCCGAACTGGCCGGGAAAAAGGGGATTAGTTGCGAAATTATCGATCTGCGAACATTGTATCCAATCGATCGGGACATCATTACTCAATCTGTGCAGAAGACAACGAGAGCGGTCATCATTCATGAGGCGCATAATACCGGAGGGCTCGGCAATGATATTGTTTCGATTATAAACGATACCGCTTTCCTTTATCTACGAGCTCCAATTGAACGCGTGACGGGATTCGACGTACCGGTTCCATTCTTTACATTAGAAGAACATTATCTTCCAACTACGGCACGTGTCGTTGAAGGAATAGAAAAAGTGCTTCATTTTTAA
- the pdhA gene encoding pyruvate dehydrogenase (acetyl-transferring) E1 component subunit alpha: MEHNYPIKRIVDNKGFLVDTSFEKQIDEQLVKNLYYHMLRVRTFDRKAINLQRQGRLGTYAPFEGQEAAQVGSALALNADDWVFPTYRDHGATITFGKSMARTFLYWNGRVEGCVAPTDRNIFPPAVPIATQLPHAAGAAWAEKRRGTQNVAIAYFGDGATSEGDFHEGLNFASVFKVPVVFFNQNNGYAISVPIEKQMNSATIAQKSVAYGMPGYRIDGNDCFAVYFETKKAFDYARCGNGPTLIEAVTWRKGAHTTADDPSKYRPEKQGENFVDPLIRLELFMKNYGYWNDEWIQATKEETTSEVEAAVEEMEKFPPPNVADVFDHVYAEMPAQLAEQKEAYLAHLGRQ, translated from the coding sequence GTGGAACATAACTATCCTATAAAAAGAATAGTAGATAATAAAGGCTTTCTTGTTGATACAAGCTTTGAAAAGCAGATAGATGAGCAATTGGTAAAAAATTTGTACTATCACATGTTACGAGTTCGTACATTTGATAGAAAAGCAATTAATTTGCAACGACAGGGACGTCTAGGTACTTATGCGCCTTTTGAAGGACAGGAAGCTGCTCAAGTTGGTAGCGCACTCGCACTAAATGCCGACGACTGGGTGTTCCCGACGTATCGTGATCATGGTGCGACGATAACGTTCGGGAAAAGTATGGCCAGAACATTTTTGTACTGGAATGGGAGAGTAGAAGGTTGTGTAGCTCCAACTGATAGAAATATTTTCCCGCCAGCTGTTCCAATTGCGACTCAACTCCCCCATGCCGCAGGCGCTGCATGGGCTGAAAAAAGAAGGGGAACACAAAATGTTGCAATTGCCTATTTCGGCGACGGTGCGACCTCGGAAGGGGATTTTCATGAAGGATTGAATTTTGCAAGCGTATTCAAAGTACCAGTCGTCTTTTTTAATCAAAATAATGGGTATGCGATTTCGGTTCCGATTGAAAAACAGATGAATTCTGCAACAATCGCACAAAAATCAGTTGCCTATGGTATGCCAGGGTATCGAATTGATGGTAATGATTGTTTTGCAGTTTATTTTGAAACGAAAAAGGCCTTTGACTATGCCCGGTGTGGAAATGGCCCGACATTAATAGAAGCGGTTACTTGGCGAAAAGGAGCTCATACGACTGCTGATGATCCGTCTAAATATCGTCCTGAAAAACAAGGAGAGAATTTTGTTGACCCTCTTATCCGATTAGAATTATTCATGAAGAATTACGGCTACTGGAATGATGAGTGGATCCAAGCGACTAAAGAAGAAACGACTAGTGAAGTTGAAGCAGCAGTAGAAGAAATGGAAAAGTTCCCGCCGCCGAATGTAGCTGACGTTTTCGATCATGTATACGCTGAAATGCCAGCACAACTCGCTGAACAAAAAGAAGCGTACCTTGCACATTTAGGGAGGCAATAA
- a CDS encoding Leu/Phe/Val dehydrogenase: MLAERTSMTKEFELFDRMSEHEQVVFCNDSSTGLRAIIAIHDTTLGPALGGCRMQPYSSVEEALEDVLRLSKGMTYKCAAADVDFGGGKAVIIGDPKTDKSPELFRAFGQFVNSLGGRFYTGTDMGTTMDDFVHAMKETNFVNGLPEVYGGGGDSSIPTAAGVLYGIKATNQMLYGNDDLGQHIYAIQGLGKVGFKVASGLLEAGARIFVTDINEESLRAIEEVATKTTGNVQIVANEAIYSQEADIFVPCAFGGIINDATIPQFKVRAIVGSANNQLLDDRHGKLLRDKGILYAPDYIVNSGGLIQVADELYGINHERVLVKTKHIYDAILEVYEEAANSGKTTEESANAMCEKRIADRGRRNSYYTAPAKPKRSFRNHS, encoded by the coding sequence ATGCTAGCTGAAAGAACGTCAATGACAAAGGAATTTGAACTCTTCGATCGAATGAGTGAGCATGAGCAAGTCGTTTTTTGTAATGACTCTTCAACAGGTTTGCGTGCGATTATTGCAATTCATGACACAACGCTTGGACCAGCACTCGGCGGATGTCGCATGCAACCTTATAGCAGTGTGGAAGAAGCGTTAGAAGATGTTCTTCGCCTTTCAAAAGGAATGACCTATAAATGTGCGGCAGCCGATGTCGATTTCGGGGGTGGGAAAGCAGTTATTATCGGTGATCCGAAAACAGATAAATCACCGGAATTATTTCGTGCGTTCGGTCAATTTGTGAATTCACTGGGCGGCCGTTTTTATACGGGAACGGATATGGGAACGACGATGGATGATTTCGTTCACGCAATGAAAGAAACCAATTTCGTCAATGGTCTCCCTGAGGTATATGGGGGCGGCGGAGACTCATCAATTCCAACAGCTGCAGGTGTTTTGTACGGTATAAAAGCGACCAATCAGATGCTCTATGGAAATGACGATTTAGGCCAACATATATACGCGATTCAAGGTCTTGGAAAAGTTGGATTCAAAGTTGCAAGTGGATTGCTTGAAGCAGGAGCTCGCATTTTCGTAACGGATATTAATGAAGAGAGTCTGCGGGCAATTGAAGAAGTTGCAACAAAAACTACTGGTAACGTACAAATTGTTGCAAATGAAGCTATTTATTCGCAGGAAGCGGATATATTTGTTCCGTGTGCATTTGGTGGAATTATTAACGACGCTACAATTCCTCAGTTTAAAGTAAGAGCGATTGTAGGTTCGGCTAATAATCAGTTATTAGATGATAGACACGGTAAATTATTGCGAGATAAAGGGATATTATATGCACCGGATTATATCGTCAATTCTGGTGGGCTTATTCAAGTGGCAGATGAATTGTATGGCATTAACCATGAGCGGGTACTTGTGAAAACGAAACATATATACGATGCAATTTTGGAAGTTTACGAGGAAGCTGCGAATAGTGGAAAAACAACAGAGGAATCCGCTAATGCAATGTGCGAGAAAAGAATAGCGGATCGAGGAAGAAGGAATAGCTATTACACAGCACCAGCTAAACCAAAGCGGTCGTTTCGCAATCATTCCTGA
- a CDS encoding thioesterase family protein produces MKCGLNIGREETIEIIVTEDMFASFEGKVVHPVYSTVAMTYHMEWVSRKIILPFLEEHEEGMGASVQLKHLAASPLGSRVTLTANLIEFRDNRVVTKVTAENHLGLIGKGEVMQVILLKEKIAEKLNEASS; encoded by the coding sequence ATGAAGTGTGGGTTAAACATTGGTAGAGAAGAGACGATCGAAATAATTGTGACAGAGGATATGTTTGCTTCTTTTGAGGGGAAAGTTGTACATCCCGTCTATTCAACAGTAGCAATGACATATCATATGGAGTGGGTTTCTCGAAAAATTATTCTTCCATTTTTGGAAGAGCATGAAGAGGGAATGGGTGCATCAGTCCAACTAAAGCATCTTGCTGCGTCTCCACTTGGATCTAGAGTAACCTTGACAGCCAATTTAATCGAGTTTCGTGACAATAGGGTTGTGACAAAAGTCACTGCAGAAAATCATTTAGGGCTTATCGGAAAAGGTGAAGTGATGCAAGTTATATTGTTAAAGGAAAAAATTGCGGAAAAGCTGAATGAAGCTTCATCCTGA
- a CDS encoding NAD(P)H-dependent flavin oxidoreductase — protein MIYVCKVLQITLPIIQGGMGNISNAKLTAAVSEAGGLGTIGCGTMTPDEVEKIIVETKKLTNKNFAINIAISISPYVTELINLVIKHNISVVSLSAGNPVPYIPLLHEQGVTVIALVASVKHALKAEEAGADILVAEGFEAAGVNSNLELTTFTLLPQIVKNVNVPVIAAGGIGDGKGLAAALTLGASGVQMGTRLIATKEAPFHDTYKHNLVNASDTETLLIGRSVGRLRRILKTPYAMKLKDLEKAGMTLEQYSEMTSEQQHVLGAIDGDMENGFVNSGQIAGLIENIPTVKILLDSMMEEAENQLNKSIEEIKDIRKNE, from the coding sequence ATGATATACGTTTGTAAAGTGCTTCAAATCACTCTTCCAATTATACAAGGTGGAATGGGGAATATCAGTAACGCAAAACTGACAGCGGCTGTTTCAGAGGCAGGGGGACTCGGCACAATTGGATGCGGAACAATGACTCCAGATGAAGTAGAAAAAATAATAGTTGAAACGAAAAAACTGACAAACAAGAATTTCGCAATCAACATCGCAATCAGTATTTCACCATACGTAACAGAGCTGATTAATCTTGTCATTAAACATAATATATCAGTTGTTTCGCTATCAGCAGGAAATCCAGTACCTTATATTCCCCTACTACATGAACAAGGCGTGACAGTCATTGCGCTTGTAGCCTCAGTAAAACACGCACTTAAAGCTGAGGAAGCGGGGGCAGATATTCTCGTGGCAGAAGGGTTTGAAGCAGCTGGCGTCAACTCTAACTTGGAACTGACGACATTTACGCTACTACCTCAAATAGTGAAGAATGTTAACGTGCCGGTAATTGCTGCGGGGGGAATCGGTGACGGTAAAGGTTTGGCAGCTGCGCTGACGTTAGGGGCGAGTGGTGTGCAAATGGGTACCCGTTTAATAGCGACAAAGGAAGCTCCATTTCATGACACGTACAAGCACAACCTTGTGAATGCAAGTGATACCGAAACGTTACTTATTGGACGCAGTGTAGGGCGGCTGAGACGGATATTAAAAACGCCATACGCAATGAAACTAAAAGACTTAGAAAAAGCAGGAATGACATTGGAACAATATAGTGAAATGACTTCGGAACAACAACATGTCTTGGGTGCGATCGACGGCGATATGGAAAATGGTTTTGTCAATAGCGGCCAAATTGCAGGATTAATTGAAAACATCCCGACTGTGAAGATTCTACTTGATAGCATGATGGAAGAAGCAGAAAATCAACTGAATAAATCGATAGAAGAAATTAAGGACATAAGGAAAAATGAGTAA
- a CDS encoding gamma carbonic anhydrase family protein, whose translation MLITFKGKSPVLDPSVFVAPGAKIIGEVQVGAESTIWFNTVLRGDEGPITIGNKCSIQDNSTIHLYEDAPVIIEDEVTVGHNVILHGCKVGKRSIIGMGSTILDHAEIGEECIIGANTLIPPGKKIPPRSLVVGSPGKVVRELNDKDFEIIQLSIDSYVQKGYDYREIFKNEEK comes from the coding sequence TTGTTAATCACATTTAAAGGAAAAAGCCCTGTTCTTGATCCTTCGGTTTTCGTCGCTCCGGGTGCAAAAATTATTGGAGAAGTTCAAGTTGGGGCAGAATCTACTATTTGGTTTAACACGGTCTTGCGGGGAGATGAAGGGCCGATTACAATCGGTAATAAATGCAGTATCCAGGATAATTCAACAATTCACTTATATGAAGATGCTCCAGTCATTATAGAAGATGAAGTTACCGTTGGGCATAACGTTATCCTGCATGGCTGCAAAGTCGGAAAGCGATCGATTATTGGAATGGGTTCTACAATTCTTGACCACGCAGAAATTGGTGAAGAATGTATTATTGGCGCCAACACATTAATCCCACCAGGCAAGAAAATCCCCCCTCGTTCATTGGTTGTCGGTTCTCCAGGAAAAGTAGTAAGGGAATTGAACGACAAAGACTTCGAGATCATTCAATTATCGATCGATTCATATGTTCAAAAAGGCTATGACTATCGGGAGATTTTTAAAAACGAAGAAAAATAA
- a CDS encoding alpha/beta family hydrolase — MLKTNTESVKGYKEMNISYTLLRAEENSGNLTIFLPGAGYTIRSPLFHYSTDIFLNKGFDVLQVNYQYNDKVYAEFSMEELSEAIKYDVRTVIDTVLKETSYENFYIIGKSLGTIAMSSELRRDIFEEAKAVWLTPLIQRDDVFDAMVSSTNSGLCFIGDNDHCYTEERFNQLANNPKIVARLIPNVNHSLEYENNTVESIEVLKSVIDDINNF; from the coding sequence ATGTTGAAAACAAATACAGAAAGCGTTAAGGGATATAAAGAAATGAATATTTCTTATACGTTGTTGAGAGCCGAAGAAAACTCGGGAAATTTGACCATCTTTCTTCCGGGTGCAGGATATACCATTCGGAGTCCTCTGTTTCATTACTCAACAGATATATTTTTAAATAAAGGCTTTGATGTATTGCAAGTTAATTATCAATACAATGATAAAGTCTATGCAGAATTTAGTATGGAAGAATTAAGCGAAGCAATTAAATACGATGTGAGAACAGTAATTGATACTGTTTTAAAGGAAACTTCGTATGAAAACTTTTATATAATCGGCAAATCTCTTGGAACAATTGCTATGAGCTCAGAGTTAAGGAGGGATATCTTCGAAGAAGCTAAAGCAGTATGGTTAACTCCGTTGATTCAAAGGGATGATGTTTTCGATGCAATGGTTAGCAGTACTAATAGTGGGTTATGTTTCATCGGAGATAATGATCATTGTTATACCGAGGAAAGGTTTAATCAATTGGCAAACAACCCAAAAATAGTTGCGAGACTCATTCCTAATGTCAATCATAGCTTGGAATATGAAAATAACACAGTCGAATCAATTGAGGTTTTAAAAAGTGTAATAGATGACATTAATAATTTTTAA
- a CDS encoding toxin-antitoxin system YwqK family antitoxin, which translates to MEDKIVDKEYVVKNGKKYGSSFGYGGDEYDSFIVEYDQDDNEHLFTGIIYDCYENGDLANYYVVKGGVKNGEMLYFYPNGQVKEIKYLAKNTLEGIQKEYYENGVLKVVEYRVLGRLKTFKKYDEHGNVLEGKIEPTESN; encoded by the coding sequence TTGGAAGATAAGATAGTAGATAAAGAATATGTTGTGAAAAATGGTAAAAAATACGGGAGCAGTTTTGGTTATGGAGGGGATGAATATGATTCCTTTATAGTAGAATATGATCAAGACGATAATGAACATTTATTTACTGGTATAATTTATGACTGTTATGAAAATGGTGATTTAGCAAATTACTATGTAGTTAAGGGAGGGGTTAAGAACGGAGAAATGCTTTATTTTTATCCTAATGGACAAGTTAAAGAAATTAAATATCTAGCTAAAAATACATTAGAAGGTATACAAAAAGAGTACTATGAAAATGGCGTTTTAAAAGTAGTTGAATATAGAGTTTTAGGTAGATTAAAGACTTTTAAAAAATATGATGAACATGGCAATGTGTTAGAAGGAAAGATAGAACCAACAGAATCAAATTAA
- a CDS encoding LXG domain-containing protein: protein MKVLDVHPLKNRLHRNITMLDRLGNEMETIDRAVQGLVAMEDSLKGEGGNAIRTFYADCHLPFLQFFKLFQSRFTYVLKQMDAALDAPEPDSSGFIREYFLGVEIERGLKNIAQLTESLTDEANSFMNRVVDIIDPSASQL, encoded by the coding sequence TTGAAGGTACTTGATGTTCATCCATTAAAGAATCGACTCCATCGGAACATCACCATGCTTGATCGTCTAGGAAACGAAATGGAAACCATCGATCGAGCGGTTCAAGGACTCGTTGCGATGGAAGATTCGTTGAAAGGCGAAGGCGGCAACGCAATTCGTACATTTTACGCGGATTGCCACTTGCCGTTCCTTCAGTTTTTCAAGCTATTTCAGAGCCGTTTTACATACGTCCTAAAACAGATGGACGCTGCCCTTGATGCACCCGAACCAGATTCATCAGGTTTCATTCGTGAGTATTTCCTAGGCGTAGAAATTGAACGTGGGTTGAAGAACATTGCGCAACTGACGGAGAGTCTAACGGATGAAGCGAACAGCTTCATGAATCGAGTTGTGGACATCATTGACCCTTCCGCATCTCAATTATAA